The Bacteroidetes Order II. bacterium genome has a window encoding:
- a CDS encoding PorV/PorQ family protein, producing MKNQLFKQGLAVCLMLLMAVTASAQDTRNVTNRGTTAAEFLSIPVGARSTGMGNAVTAQVDDLSSIYWNPAGLTSLDKPSLSFETAKWINQINFNYGAFSTPLAGGTLGIGMTSIRTPEMEVITVEEQDGTGETFNAASYAVSVSYARKLTDRFSIGGTAKLVSERIWHSSANGVAIDIGTLFITPFRGVRLGAAITNFGTKLQMGGDDLLITTDIDQNAEGNNESQRGFLRTDKFGMPLMMRIGLAGEVIKTKQARLTLAVDALSPNNSEQFLNLGAELGLLGDLVILRGGYNELLMTDSVRGLSAGAGIRYRFGGINLGVDYAYEAQKYFNAINRLTVSMKL from the coding sequence ATGAAAAACCAACTTTTCAAACAAGGACTTGCGGTTTGCCTGATGCTGCTTATGGCTGTAACGGCCTCGGCGCAAGACACCCGAAATGTCACCAACCGGGGAACCACTGCCGCCGAATTTCTTTCGATTCCCGTGGGCGCTCGTTCTACAGGGATGGGAAATGCGGTGACCGCGCAGGTGGATGATCTATCCTCGATCTACTGGAATCCGGCGGGCCTTACAAGCTTGGACAAACCCAGCCTGAGTTTCGAGACCGCAAAATGGATTAATCAAATTAACTTCAACTATGGTGCTTTCAGTACCCCATTGGCCGGAGGAACGTTAGGGATCGGCATGACCTCTATCCGTACCCCAGAAATGGAGGTGATTACCGTTGAAGAACAAGATGGAACCGGGGAGACCTTTAACGCGGCTTCTTATGCGGTTTCTGTTTCTTATGCACGCAAACTAACCGATCGCTTCTCCATTGGTGGGACTGCCAAATTGGTCTCGGAACGCATTTGGCACTCTAGCGCCAATGGGGTGGCCATAGATATTGGGACCTTGTTTATTACGCCATTCCGTGGGGTTCGTTTGGGAGCCGCCATCACCAATTTTGGGACGAAACTCCAAATGGGTGGGGATGATTTGCTCATTACGACCGATATTGACCAAAATGCGGAAGGGAACAACGAAAGCCAACGCGGTTTTCTGCGGACCGATAAATTTGGGATGCCCCTGATGATGCGTATCGGTTTGGCGGGCGAGGTAATCAAAACCAAACAAGCCCGTCTAACCCTTGCGGTGGATGCACTTAGCCCCAATAATTCGGAGCAGTTCCTCAATCTGGGGGCAGAACTGGGCTTACTCGGAGATCTGGTGATCTTACGGGGGGGCTACAATGAATTGCTGATGACCGATAGTGTCCGTGGTTTAAGTGCAGGAGCGGGTATTCGGTATCGGTTTGGTGGCATCAACCTTGGTGTGGACTATGCCTATGAAGCCCAAAAATACTTCAATGCCATCAACCGTCTTACGGTCTCGATGAAGCTATAA
- a CDS encoding TonB-dependent receptor: MMRLPKRWIGVFSLFLVGLVPLWAQTTGKITGKVFDAQFNSPLPGATIRILGTTQGTVTDPNGEFVIIGVRPGVYTLEASFVGYITEKREQVNVNIGLTTTADFKLREQVIASEKEVVIIADAIKVRKDVTSSESRVSAQTIDNMPVQELGQLVGAQAGVTSKNGSLHIRGGRSSEVKVLVDGVAVTDSYDGSQSVQIENEGIQELQVISGTFNAEHGNAMSGVINVVTKEGSPTKWGGSAEWYSGSYLVSGKGGEDYLRGINAEDYTIRGVQYRDVDPYGYLPANPLHYQNAKISLDGPILKDRVSVFALARYFKNDGWFYGVRKYNIDGTRGDSALVPMNNFERLSLQANFKVRLNDKMFINVIGLANQSESRNGDFNLRWAPDGRGRNQDLGYDVKVKFTHLISNKTFYNIDAGMFFRNAKGGLYDDPLDSRYNNFLNQPPDSVQVVPGVWETVVRGGSRFQRGGTDLGRYDRDTRSQILQGALTSQVSKHHLIKVGFEAKQDLMNLIAYGLIPKVDADGNPIVPFQPSVPDPTSLDYSSFSDIKPFSASAYIQDKMEYEDLIINAGLRFDYFNSNGQVLADPADPNVYAPFKKTNIYKDTNNNGVIDAAEEVDSNKKTLEERLAYWYKDATPKFQFSPRLGVAYPITAKGVIHFSYGHFLQIPTLNRLFDNYGYKIRTNSGTYGPFGNPDLKAQKTVMYEIGVRQGFGDYVVDVTAYYRDVRNWVATSPIITTEIPGTTYVNFANRDYANTRGVTFSFNKSYSNNWGADLSYTFQVVEGSNSNPNDEFFSLLSNSQPTIALLPLDWDQRHRLAGSAYTNIAGWGASMLFNYGTGFPFTPSFGKASLFGANVQPEFARNSRRMPAEFQVDLNINREFKLGAVKPKVFLQVFNLLDRRNVTGVYGDTGKPNIQLQVRDAASFDPGFWIRPFNYSEPRRAHLGVEFKF, from the coding sequence ATGATGCGATTACCCAAACGTTGGATCGGTGTTTTTTCGTTGTTTCTTGTCGGACTTGTGCCACTATGGGCACAGACTACGGGCAAGATCACCGGAAAAGTATTCGACGCCCAATTTAACTCTCCTTTGCCAGGGGCGACCATCCGGATTCTGGGCACTACCCAGGGCACGGTGACGGATCCCAATGGTGAATTTGTCATTATTGGGGTCAGACCAGGTGTTTACACACTCGAAGCGTCTTTTGTCGGTTATATAACCGAGAAACGCGAACAAGTGAATGTTAATATCGGCTTGACCACCACTGCCGACTTCAAACTCCGTGAGCAGGTAATCGCTTCGGAAAAAGAAGTTGTCATTATTGCAGATGCGATTAAAGTGCGCAAAGACGTCACCAGTTCAGAATCCCGTGTTTCTGCCCAAACCATTGACAACATGCCCGTGCAGGAATTGGGTCAGTTGGTAGGTGCTCAAGCGGGCGTAACATCAAAAAATGGTTCCTTACACATCCGGGGCGGTCGTTCCAGCGAAGTGAAGGTTTTGGTGGACGGTGTGGCAGTTACTGATAGCTACGACGGATCCCAATCGGTACAAATCGAAAATGAAGGGATTCAGGAACTACAGGTGATTTCGGGCACGTTCAATGCCGAACACGGCAATGCCATGTCGGGAGTCATCAATGTGGTGACGAAAGAAGGAAGTCCCACCAAGTGGGGCGGTTCTGCTGAATGGTATTCCGGGTCTTATCTGGTGAGTGGAAAGGGTGGAGAAGACTATTTGCGTGGAATTAATGCAGAGGACTATACCATTCGTGGGGTGCAATACCGAGATGTAGATCCCTATGGATATTTGCCTGCGAATCCTTTGCATTACCAGAATGCCAAAATATCGCTGGATGGCCCTATTCTTAAAGACCGCGTGTCTGTCTTTGCCTTGGCCCGCTATTTCAAGAATGATGGCTGGTTTTACGGTGTACGTAAATACAATATAGACGGAACGCGGGGGGATAGTGCATTGGTCCCGATGAATAACTTCGAGCGCTTAAGTCTTCAGGCCAATTTTAAGGTTCGGCTCAATGATAAAATGTTTATCAATGTTATTGGATTGGCCAACCAGTCGGAATCTCGGAATGGAGATTTTAACCTGCGTTGGGCACCGGATGGCCGTGGCCGTAACCAAGACTTAGGCTACGATGTGAAGGTGAAGTTTACCCATTTGATCTCGAACAAAACTTTTTATAATATAGATGCCGGAATGTTTTTCCGAAATGCCAAGGGAGGTTTGTACGATGATCCTTTGGACAGCCGTTATAACAATTTCTTAAACCAGCCTCCGGATTCTGTTCAGGTCGTGCCCGGGGTTTGGGAAACGGTCGTAAGGGGTGGAAGCCGTTTTCAACGGGGTGGTACCGACTTGGGCCGTTACGATCGGGATACCCGCAGCCAAATTCTACAGGGGGCACTCACAAGTCAAGTCTCGAAACACCATTTGATCAAGGTGGGTTTTGAGGCCAAACAAGACCTGATGAACCTGATCGCTTATGGGTTGATTCCAAAGGTGGATGCAGATGGCAACCCGATTGTGCCCTTCCAACCGTCCGTTCCAGATCCAACCTCGCTTGATTATTCGTCTTTTAGTGACATCAAGCCTTTCTCGGCAAGTGCCTACATCCAGGATAAGATGGAGTATGAAGACCTGATTATTAATGCGGGCCTTCGGTTTGATTATTTTAACTCTAATGGTCAGGTCTTGGCCGATCCAGCCGATCCAAACGTGTATGCACCGTTCAAAAAAACGAATATTTACAAAGACACCAATAACAATGGGGTGATTGATGCAGCGGAGGAAGTGGATAGTAATAAAAAGACACTGGAAGAGCGATTGGCCTATTGGTATAAGGATGCCACACCCAAGTTCCAATTTTCACCACGTCTTGGGGTTGCCTATCCGATTACAGCCAAGGGGGTGATTCACTTTTCGTATGGGCATTTCCTCCAAATCCCAACCCTCAACCGTCTTTTTGATAACTACGGGTACAAAATCCGCACCAACTCTGGTACCTACGGGCCTTTCGGAAATCCAGACTTAAAAGCCCAAAAAACCGTGATGTACGAAATTGGGGTTCGTCAGGGATTTGGGGATTATGTGGTGGACGTAACGGCCTATTACCGTGATGTACGCAATTGGGTAGCCACCTCGCCTATCATTACCACCGAGATTCCGGGGACTACGTATGTGAACTTTGCCAACCGGGACTATGCCAATACACGTGGGGTGACGTTCTCATTTAATAAATCCTACTCGAACAATTGGGGTGCAGACCTGAGCTATACGTTCCAAGTAGTTGAAGGCTCGAACTCCAACCCAAATGACGAATTCTTTTCGCTACTGAGCAATTCTCAGCCTACGATCGCTTTATTGCCCTTGGATTGGGACCAACGCCACCGTTTGGCTGGATCTGCCTACACCAACATTGCTGGTTGGGGGGCGTCAATGCTCTTTAATTATGGAACCGGATTCCCCTTTACGCCAAGTTTTGGGAAAGCCTCTCTTTTTGGGGCCAATGTTCAGCCAGAGTTTGCGCGTAACTCTCGTCGGATGCCCGCAGAATTTCAGGTTGACCTGAACATCAACCGCGAGTTCAAACTGGGCGCTGTGAAGCCGAAGGTCTTCTTACAGGTCTTTAACTTGTTGGACCGCCGGAACGTAACGGGCGTTTATGGAGATACTGGAAAGCCCAATATCCAGCTTCAGGTGCGGGATGCCGCCAGTTTCGATCCGGGATTTTGGATTCGGCCGTTCAACTATTCCGAACCTCGTCGTGCTCACTTGGGTGTAGAGTTTAAATTTTAA
- a CDS encoding peptidylprolyl isomerase, which produces MLFKKGLGLLGLMVLVQYAIAQPKPALAEVAGNIITASQFQTRYTDYLLKTGLKDDPRLRKAMLETMVSTEMIIRAAEERGISQTAGYKAWEQQVRRKLSIEAYTSRVMYRDIAPSEAELQELLLRAYTTMKASHLFARDKASADRLYARVQAGEEWNALAKEVFADTVLANRGGSLGAFGFEDMDPEFEKAAFRLKPGEVSKPVRTALGYSIIRLDEKFTKPIVTESEFLTRKDRLTQYFLIQKRREVRAQHTDQLASEIRPVWNQASLNRLVLQLDGGAIDPARRRELQALTQQPNWQKQPLVTFGRSGERRTWTVAQFRAVAEAFTSAKQRAVIQDKPALERFILGLLLQEEMVRRATNLKIHQLPEFEESVRMNMKDWVVREEMARIDQAIQIPADSMRAYFEQHRANMVSDEKVQVSEILVSTLDAARAIKRELTSENFAETAQRYSERLGGKDAKGDLGFVTQAELGGLAEAVWNAEKGTILGPLEVSGKYVLLKVGDKLPPLPMNFEQAEPYVRRLLWNTYSERVMARYRASLEAKYRDKINTNHTLLYDLSLYN; this is translated from the coding sequence ATGCTTTTCAAAAAAGGATTGGGACTGCTAGGATTGATGGTGCTGGTTCAATATGCCATTGCCCAACCGAAGCCAGCCTTGGCCGAGGTGGCGGGCAATATCATTACGGCTTCCCAATTCCAGACACGTTACACCGATTATTTATTAAAAACAGGCTTGAAAGATGACCCACGGTTGAGAAAGGCGATGCTGGAGACGATGGTCTCGACCGAGATGATCATCCGGGCAGCAGAAGAACGAGGTATTTCTCAAACGGCTGGATACAAAGCGTGGGAACAACAAGTACGCCGAAAATTAAGCATAGAAGCCTATACGTCCCGTGTAATGTATCGCGATATAGCCCCTTCCGAAGCCGAATTACAAGAACTCCTCTTACGCGCCTACACCACGATGAAGGCGAGTCATTTGTTTGCCCGTGATAAAGCATCGGCAGACCGTTTGTACGCCCGCGTGCAGGCGGGTGAAGAGTGGAACGCGCTGGCCAAAGAAGTCTTTGCAGATACGGTTTTGGCGAATCGTGGAGGCTCATTGGGGGCTTTTGGGTTCGAGGATATGGATCCTGAATTTGAAAAGGCGGCTTTTCGGCTTAAACCAGGTGAAGTATCGAAGCCCGTTCGGACAGCGCTGGGGTATTCGATCATTCGTTTAGACGAGAAGTTTACAAAACCGATTGTCACCGAGTCGGAATTCCTCACCCGAAAAGATCGGCTTACGCAATACTTCCTGATTCAAAAACGGCGGGAAGTCCGTGCCCAACATACCGATCAACTCGCATCCGAAATACGGCCTGTTTGGAATCAAGCTTCCTTAAATCGTTTGGTGTTGCAATTAGACGGTGGGGCCATAGATCCTGCCCGCAGGAGGGAACTTCAGGCGTTGACTCAGCAACCAAATTGGCAAAAACAACCCTTGGTCACTTTTGGTCGTTCGGGAGAGCGTCGTACTTGGACTGTTGCACAATTTCGGGCGGTTGCAGAGGCTTTTACTTCTGCCAAGCAGCGTGCGGTCATTCAGGATAAACCAGCATTGGAGCGCTTTATTCTTGGACTATTGTTACAAGAGGAGATGGTTCGACGGGCAACTAACCTGAAAATTCATCAACTCCCCGAATTTGAAGAGTCTGTTCGTATGAATATGAAAGATTGGGTGGTGCGGGAAGAAATGGCGCGTATAGATCAGGCCATTCAAATCCCCGCAGACTCGATGCGGGCATATTTTGAGCAACATCGTGCCAACATGGTTTCGGATGAAAAAGTGCAGGTTTCGGAAATATTGGTCTCTACCCTTGATGCCGCAAGGGCGATAAAGCGGGAACTTACATCGGAAAACTTTGCAGAGACCGCCCAGCGATATTCCGAACGTCTGGGCGGGAAGGACGCAAAAGGAGATTTAGGCTTTGTAACACAAGCAGAATTGGGAGGCTTGGCCGAAGCCGTTTGGAATGCAGAAAAGGGTACTATTCTGGGACCATTAGAGGTCTCTGGAAAGTATGTATTGCTGAAAGTGGGGGATAAATTGCCGCCATTGCCGATGAACTTTGAACAAGCCGAGCCTTATGTCCGGAGGTTGCTTTGGAATACCTATAGTGAACGGGTGATGGCCCGTTATAGAGCAAGCCTCGAAGCAAAATACCGAGATAAAATTAATACAAATCATACTTTATTGTATGATCTGTCTTTGTATAACTAA
- a CDS encoding LacI family DNA-binding transcriptional regulator, whose protein sequence is MSVTIYDIAEEADVSIATVSRAFNNHPRVSSKTRKRIFEIAERHNYQPNASAQSLARKNTFLISAIIPMMANYFFLEVIRGLQERIFGTDFDLTIYPVIDPDQAPAQLERAMQRGRSEGMMLFSTWLTDEQADWLHSFSQPVILVDSHHELFDSIAVDNRKGGEMAVEHLLQVGYRKIGLVAANLAAVPARDRKIGYQRALQKAGISFDSSLVVESRDLVVHGFSEECGYEDTLRLLEQSEKPEAIFATSDVQALGALRAFRDLGLRCPEDIALIGYDDVKLAAFAGLSTIRQPMNFLGGLAVEHFFKRLQDPNSEVTHLSLEPELVARNTSMKG, encoded by the coding sequence GTGTCTGTGACCATCTACGATATTGCCGAAGAAGCCGACGTTTCCATTGCGACGGTGTCTCGTGCCTTCAACAACCATCCTCGGGTTTCTTCAAAAACCCGCAAACGTATTTTTGAAATAGCGGAGCGCCACAACTACCAGCCCAATGCCTCTGCCCAAAGTCTTGCCCGTAAAAACACTTTTCTGATCTCGGCCATAATTCCCATGATGGCCAATTATTTTTTCTTAGAAGTGATTCGTGGACTTCAAGAACGGATTTTCGGAACAGATTTTGACCTGACGATCTATCCCGTCATTGATCCGGATCAGGCCCCGGCACAATTGGAACGTGCCATGCAGCGGGGAAGAAGCGAGGGAATGATGTTGTTTTCTACTTGGCTCACCGATGAACAAGCCGATTGGCTGCACTCCTTCTCCCAACCTGTTATTTTGGTAGATTCCCACCATGAATTATTCGACTCGATTGCCGTTGACAACCGAAAGGGGGGGGAAATGGCCGTCGAGCACTTGCTTCAGGTGGGTTATCGTAAGATTGGCTTGGTTGCTGCAAATTTGGCAGCAGTTCCGGCCCGAGATCGTAAAATTGGCTATCAACGTGCCTTGCAAAAAGCTGGAATTTCTTTCGACTCCTCGTTGGTGGTTGAGAGCAGAGATTTGGTAGTACATGGCTTTAGTGAAGAATGTGGGTATGAAGACACGTTACGCCTATTAGAACAGTCCGAAAAGCCAGAAGCAATTTTTGCAACGTCCGATGTCCAAGCATTAGGCGCTTTACGGGCATTTCGCGACTTGGGACTGCGTTGCCCCGAAGATATTGCCTTGATCGGCTATGATGATGTAAAGCTTGCGGCCTTTGCAGGCCTGAGTACCATCAGGCAGCCCATGAATTTCTTAGGCGGTTTGGCGGTCGAGCATTTTTTTAAACGGCTTCAAGATCCAAATTCGGAGGTGACACATCTCAGTTTGGAGCCAGAGTTGGTGGCCCGTAATACATCCATGAAAGGCTGA
- the ispG gene encoding flavodoxin-dependent (E)-4-hydroxy-3-methylbut-2-enyl-diphosphate synthase: MQRPRRISRAVHVGNVQIGGGAPVSVQSMTVSKTHDVVATLAEIDGLAKAGADIVRVAVPRPEDVAALSDIVQGSPVPIVADIHFNYQYALKAIEAGCAKIRINPGNIGKPEWEQEVLLAAKAKGVPIRIGVNSGSLERDILDKYGYPQPEALFESAMRHIEICHKHDYRDLIVSVKHSDVFFMIQAYRLLAERTDIPLHLGVTEAGTWQTGSIKSAIGIGSLLADGIGDTIRVSLTTESVKEVEIAHQILKSLRLGRPGVNIIACPTCGRLEVDLFKIAEEVEQAVNARKFSKNLNVALMGCAVNGPGEAAGADLGVACGRGRAHLFKRGQVIRTVQESQIVQAILETIEDWEEEAA, from the coding sequence ATGCAGAGACCCCGTCGGATTTCAAGAGCCGTTCATGTCGGAAATGTCCAAATTGGTGGGGGCGCGCCCGTCTCCGTTCAATCTATGACCGTTTCCAAAACCCATGATGTCGTCGCTACACTTGCCGAAATTGACGGCTTGGCCAAAGCAGGCGCCGATATTGTTCGTGTGGCCGTACCGCGTCCGGAAGATGTGGCCGCTTTGTCAGATATTGTCCAAGGTTCGCCAGTTCCTATTGTCGCCGATATCCATTTTAATTATCAATATGCCCTTAAAGCCATCGAGGCCGGATGTGCAAAAATTCGGATTAATCCCGGTAACATTGGGAAGCCTGAATGGGAGCAAGAGGTGCTACTCGCTGCCAAGGCTAAAGGTGTGCCCATTCGGATCGGAGTGAATTCGGGTTCACTAGAACGGGATATTCTGGATAAATATGGGTATCCTCAGCCCGAAGCCCTGTTCGAGAGTGCTATGCGCCATATCGAGATTTGTCATAAACATGATTACCGCGATCTGATCGTGTCGGTCAAACACTCGGACGTGTTTTTTATGATTCAAGCCTATCGGTTGTTGGCTGAGCGGACCGATATCCCCCTACATCTAGGAGTGACCGAGGCCGGAACTTGGCAAACAGGTTCTATCAAATCAGCCATTGGCATCGGTTCATTGCTGGCCGATGGCATTGGGGATACCATTCGTGTATCACTCACTACTGAATCGGTAAAAGAAGTAGAAATTGCTCATCAGATTTTAAAATCATTGCGGTTGGGAAGACCGGGCGTTAACATCATTGCTTGTCCCACCTGTGGACGTTTAGAGGTGGACTTGTTTAAGATCGCAGAAGAGGTGGAACAAGCCGTCAATGCACGTAAGTTTAGTAAAAACTTAAATGTCGCATTGATGGGGTGTGCCGTAAATGGACCGGGCGAGGCGGCAGGAGCCGACTTGGGTGTTGCCTGTGGGCGTGGGCGCGCCCACCTGTTTAAGCGCGGCCAGGTTATTCGGACGGTACAAGAAAGTCAGATTGTTCAAGCCATTTTGGAAACCATTGAAGATTGGGAAGAGGAAGCGGCTTAA
- a CDS encoding endonuclease/exonuclease/phosphatase family protein, with translation MMPVKNDRSLSGRSNPLRTELPLKKPRKKTSWWVRFMFMWQVGWLVVFWGGLAARYVPSDVFWPLQIAGILLPFWWAGLVPGAFILAWKRKWFPVVLSITGFCLLALRLWPFGLVATTPTTSDLKLMTYNVANVPADGWARLFEGHNPELLFFQESYFWQLPKGTEATLYTRYLRDSLSYSIAPGALFKKVRAISNPILTRGLLRPDTVQAYQVDDGVLIQNFASRSIVQNKNFRFAVYNVHLQSLGEQKPWKLMASEKPLRDILERLSLQYERAYKIQANEVRLLKKALEKETLPYLVVGDFNNTIHNWAYAEFASGMTDVYIATGPGWGGTYHSHQPLFRIDHILASQHWQPVLAKVLSAEYSDHRPVVAWLRLKAEIMKKMPNGAKTPLHP, from the coding sequence ATGATGCCAGTAAAAAATGACCGTTCCTTGTCTGGCCGTTCTAATCCCTTACGAACAGAATTACCTTTGAAAAAGCCCCGCAAAAAAACCTCTTGGTGGGTTCGCTTCATGTTCATGTGGCAAGTTGGATGGTTGGTTGTGTTTTGGGGTGGACTTGCAGCCCGTTATGTACCCTCCGATGTCTTTTGGCCATTACAAATTGCCGGAATCTTATTGCCGTTTTGGTGGGCTGGGTTGGTTCCCGGTGCGTTTATCTTGGCTTGGAAAAGGAAGTGGTTCCCTGTTGTGCTATCCATAACAGGTTTTTGTCTGCTTGCCCTTCGGCTGTGGCCTTTTGGCTTGGTTGCTACTACGCCTACTACCAGCGACCTAAAGTTGATGACCTACAATGTTGCAAACGTTCCTGCTGATGGATGGGCAAGATTGTTTGAGGGGCATAATCCAGAACTCTTGTTTTTTCAGGAGTCATATTTTTGGCAACTGCCTAAAGGTACCGAAGCAACGCTTTATACACGGTATTTGAGAGACTCTCTATCATATTCGATTGCGCCGGGTGCATTATTTAAAAAGGTTCGCGCGATTAGTAATCCCATTTTGACCCGTGGATTGCTCCGACCCGATACCGTTCAAGCCTATCAAGTTGATGATGGCGTCTTAATCCAGAACTTTGCCAGTAGGTCTATTGTTCAAAACAAGAATTTTCGGTTTGCGGTGTACAATGTCCACTTGCAGTCTTTGGGAGAACAAAAACCTTGGAAGCTAATGGCTAGCGAGAAGCCACTAAGGGATATCCTCGAACGCCTAAGCCTTCAGTATGAACGGGCATACAAAATACAGGCAAATGAGGTTCGGTTATTGAAAAAAGCCCTTGAAAAAGAAACTTTACCCTATTTGGTAGTAGGAGATTTTAATAATACCATCCACAACTGGGCATATGCCGAATTTGCCAGTGGGATGACAGATGTATATATTGCAACGGGACCGGGATGGGGGGGGACATATCATAGCCATCAGCCGTTGTTTAGGATAGACCATATTTTGGCAAGCCAGCATTGGCAGCCTGTTTTGGCAAAAGTATTATCCGCTGAATATTCGGACCATCGGCCAGTGGTTGCTTGGCTGCGCCTAAAGGCCGAAATCATGAAAAAAATGCCAAACGGAGCCAAAACACCCCTTCATCCGTAG
- a CDS encoding rhomboid family intramembrane serine protease, which yields MNSYSYRPPSQFSLFPPVVKNLLILNGLFYFAQITFSGMGGMFSFLEKYLALWPLDAHLAGDVSFYPWQVVSYSFLHGGLFHLILNMYALWMFGAQIETVWGPRRFTLYYFICVVGAAVAQLSVSWYEIHWLDLRYIAPTVGASGGVFGILLAFGMMYPEYEIYFFPFPVPIKAKWFVLIYGVIELMNGVTGGASNIAHFAHLGGMVAGLILMLKWGYRLPFGKKRT from the coding sequence ATGAATTCATATTCGTACCGTCCTCCTTCGCAGTTTTCGCTTTTCCCTCCTGTTGTCAAGAATTTACTGATCTTGAATGGCCTTTTTTATTTTGCCCAAATAACCTTTTCTGGGATGGGGGGAATGTTCTCTTTTCTGGAAAAGTATCTGGCACTATGGCCTTTGGATGCCCACTTGGCCGGAGATGTCTCGTTTTATCCTTGGCAGGTGGTGAGTTATTCTTTTTTGCATGGAGGGTTGTTTCACCTGATTCTTAACATGTATGCACTATGGATGTTTGGTGCGCAAATAGAGACGGTGTGGGGGCCGCGTCGCTTTACGCTGTACTATTTTATCTGTGTAGTAGGGGCTGCCGTTGCACAATTATCCGTGAGTTGGTACGAAATACATTGGTTAGACCTGCGTTATATTGCACCGACAGTAGGGGCCAGTGGGGGCGTTTTTGGCATTTTACTTGCTTTTGGTATGATGTATCCGGAGTATGAAATTTATTTCTTTCCGTTTCCAGTGCCTATAAAGGCCAAATGGTTTGTGTTAATCTATGGTGTCATCGAATTAATGAATGGGGTTACTGGTGGGGCCTCCAATATTGCGCATTTTGCACATTTGGGTGGCATGGTAGCGGGTCTGATACTCATGCTCAAGTGGGGGTATCGGCTTCCATTCGGAAAAAAACGCACGTGA
- a CDS encoding UDP-2,3-diacylglucosamine diphosphatase, whose translation MVILVSDAHLGRGGHHTDPTAERDLVQVLEYAAKHQARIYLLGDVFEQFIEYRYLIPKGATRLLGALAHHADSGLQIRYITGNRDPWHLNYFESELGIPVFFDYLIESFFGKRVLLTHGDLFESTKRLYQKLRSVLRHPIPTTLYRNLFPGDVGYALARRFSLLTLSPQPDPKTIAALEEAAQKMFIKFHCEMVVMGHSHSMELRVFKEGTYINCGFWYKNRTFAVLNANSITLNEWKNGTVRQLQSYHHQNVHNS comes from the coding sequence ATGGTCATACTTGTATCCGATGCCCATCTGGGGCGCGGAGGTCACCATACAGACCCAACGGCAGAACGTGATTTGGTTCAGGTTTTGGAGTATGCGGCCAAACACCAAGCCCGTATCTATCTGCTCGGAGATGTATTCGAGCAGTTCATTGAATATCGGTACCTCATTCCTAAAGGCGCCACCCGTTTACTGGGTGCTTTGGCCCACCATGCCGATTCTGGGCTTCAGATCCGATATATAACAGGAAATAGGGATCCGTGGCACCTGAATTACTTTGAATCTGAATTGGGGATACCCGTTTTTTTTGATTATCTTATAGAATCTTTTTTTGGAAAACGGGTACTGTTGACACACGGGGATCTCTTTGAATCAACCAAACGTCTTTACCAGAAGTTAAGATCGGTACTGAGGCACCCGATTCCAACAACCTTGTACCGAAACCTATTTCCGGGGGATGTTGGCTACGCACTGGCAAGAAGGTTCAGCCTCCTGACCCTTAGCCCCCAACCAGACCCTAAAACCATTGCTGCACTTGAAGAAGCGGCACAAAAAATGTTTATAAAGTTTCATTGTGAAATGGTGGTGATGGGACACAGCCATTCAATGGAACTTCGTGTATTTAAAGAAGGTACGTATATAAATTGCGGATTTTGGTATAAAAACAGAACGTTTGCCGTCCTAAATGCCAATTCCATAACCTTGAACGAGTGGAAAAACGGCACTGTCCGCCAACTTCAATCTTACCACCACCAGAACGTGCATAACTCATAG